Part of the Paenibacillus aurantius genome, TACAAGCTCGGTCTGATGAACACGTTCATGGGCGTCGTGCTCATCCATATCGTCAACACGCTCATGTTCATGACGTGGATCCCGTCGTCGGCCTTCCGCAATGTGCACCAGTCCCAGGAGGAATCGGCCCGGGACGTCGGGGCGAGCCCGTTTCGCGTGTTCTGGAGCATCACCTTCCCGATGGCGCTGCCGGGCATCACAGTCGCTTCGATCTTTACGTTCCTGAACTCGCTGGACGAAGCTCAGGGGACCTATCTCGTCGGTATTCCGGATTTCCGTACGATGCCGGTCGTCATGTATTCGATCATTTCCGATTATCCAAGCACGGCGGGAGCGGTCTTCTCGATTATTTTGACGCTTCCGACGATCGTCTTGCTGCTGGCGGCGCAGCGGTTCGTATCGGCCGACGTGATGTCCAGCGGCTTCCAAGTGAAATAGCGTGAGCGATGACGAGAGGGAGGTTTCCATGATTCAGCTATCCATTCAAAATCTGACGAAACGCTACAAAACGGGAGAGGGCGTCACGGACATTTCCCTCGATGTGCAGAAGGGCGAGCTGGTTACGCTGCTCGGCCCGTCGGGCTGCGGCAAAACGACCGTGCTCCGCAGCATAGGCGGCTTCATCGATCCGGACTCGGGCGACATTCAGATCGAAGGGCGGAGCGTTCGGAAGCTGCCTCCGGAGAAGCGGCCGACCGCGATGGTGTTCCAGGGCTACAACCTGTGGCCGCATATGAATGTGTTCAACAACCTGGCCTTCGGACTCAAAATCCGCAAGAAAAGCGGAAAAGAAATCGAGGCGGCCGTGAAGCGGGTGTTGGAGCTGGTCCGGCTCCCGGGCAGCGAGAAGAAGTATCCGGCGGAGCTGTCGGGCGGCCAGCAGCAGCGCGTTGCCGTGGCGAGAGCGTTCCTGCTGGAGCCGGCGGTGCTGCTGCTCGACGAGCCGTTCTCAGCGCTCGACGCCAAGCTGCGTCACGAGATGCGCGAGGAGCTTCGCGACATTCAGGCAAGCACGGGGCTCACGATGGTGTTCGTGACGCACGACCAGGAGGAGGCGCTCTCGATCTCCGACAAAATCGTCGTCATGAATGCGGGCCG contains:
- a CDS encoding ABC transporter ATP-binding protein codes for the protein MIQLSIQNLTKRYKTGEGVTDISLDVQKGELVTLLGPSGCGKTTVLRSIGGFIDPDSGDIQIEGRSVRKLPPEKRPTAMVFQGYNLWPHMNVFNNLAFGLKIRKKSGKEIEAAVKRVLELVRLPGSEKKYPAELSGGQQQRVAVARAFLLEPAVLLLDEPFSALDAKLRHEMREELRDIQASTGLTMVFVTHDQEEALSISDKIVVMNAGRIEQMATPQEIYDHPRTLFAAQFIGKMNFIKGTAEGGRLQVGPLSYDNPEGLSGEAVIAVRPEDIVLTKPEEGLSAGIHQIMVLGHYAEVSLETPAGVLKAFIPRDKVPELRPGQLVGLTFSKVLAYRPA
- a CDS encoding ABC transporter permease, with product MLWYFKNAGKRKWIEFLLLVVFAVFFMGPLLNLLLLAFTGKWQYPAPIPQSWSLDWWKFVLSKDEVVKSIGLSFLIATVVTALSIVLCIPAAYAFARIRFPLSRLFLFSFLLTHAFPKMGLYVSIAVLFYKLGLMNTFMGVVLIHIVNTLMFMTWIPSSAFRNVHQSQEESARDVGASPFRVFWSITFPMALPGITVASIFTFLNSLDEAQGTYLVGIPDFRTMPVVMYSIISDYPSTAGAVFSIILTLPTIVLLLAAQRFVSADVMSSGFQVK